In Fulvia fulva chromosome 8, complete sequence, the DNA window TGCCGTGCATAACTATGCTGGTAACGATCCCACGGTGCTCAAGTTGCTAGACACAGTATATGTCGACAACTTCCCTGCCGAGGCTGCCGACTTTGGCCCTATGGTCCAGCCGTGCTCTGGCACAATACCGACGAATGCAAGCGTTCCGACACCAGGCCCTTGGCGGCCACAAGGGCAGCTACTAGGAGTGCTTGCGGAGCATACTGCAAAATTGACCCGGATCGTGCCAAGCCCTGACCATGTTTTCTTCCTGACTGCGTCTGATGATGGTGCCGTCAAAGTATGGGACACTTCACGGCTCGAAAGAAATGTCACACATCGCTCGCGTCAGACGTATCGTCTTGCAGAGGGCGTCAAAGTTACAAGCTTGTGTTTCGTTGAAGCGACACACTCATTCGTATGCACCGGCTCTGACGGCAGTGTACACGTTGTGAGAGTCGACGTTGCGGAGTCAAATAACGCTACACGTTACGGGAGGCTCCGGATGGTGAGGGAGTGGCATATACCGACAAGAAACGAAAAAGGTGAACATGCCGTCTGGGCGGAGCACTATCGTGGAGACTCAGCCAGCACTCTCGTTCTGGCCACGAATCTCGGGAGGATACTAGCTGTTGACCTGAGGTACATGTCGCTACTCTTCGACCTCCAGAATCCTGCCAACCACGGCACTCCGAGCTCCTTCTGCATAGGACGGAGGCACGACTGGCTTGTCGTCGGTACCTGCCATGGTGTGCTTGATCTATGGGACATGCGATTCCAGGTGCGCGTGCGATCGTGGACGTTCACGAACCCAGCGCCCATCACTCGCGTGCAGCTGCTGCCAGGACGCAAGTCTCGGACTAGGAATCGGTTCTGCATCACTGGCGGCACAGCACCCGGCGATGTGAGTGTCTGGGAACCCGAGAAGGGGGTATGCTATGAAGTCTACAGATCGGCTCATGCTAATAGCAAGGATCGCCTACACGCGCGTGATTACGAGTTCCGGAATGTTGAAGACGAGAAAGCGGAAGGACTGCTAGGTCGTGCGGCTGGCTCGATTGGCACAGATCAAGGCGAGGTTGAACAGAACAGTGATCTTCCCCAGCTTGCCAGCTGCTCGTTCTTCGGAGCACAACCGGCACCCAAAGATCAGGATTCCACAATCGCTTTCGCCATCACAGGTGGCCCCGACAACAAAGTCCGCTTCTGGGACTGCGACCGCCTTGACGGCTGCAGACACGTCAGCGGTGGCAGTCCTGACACGAAGACATCCTACATGATCAGCCAGCTTAGCCAAGACACTCGTGTCATCTCGGAGAAACCTGCAGAGAGCAGTAGCTCGACCGGTGTGGTTGAGTCGAACAAGGTTGCTCCGAACAGCTCAGCAAAGCGGAATACAGCTGCGAATGCAGTCAAGCCGCCATCGAGGTATGAGACGATTCGGATGTCGGCGCAGAATTTGATGAGTGCGCATCTGGATATTATTACTGATGTGGCGCTGGTGGAGCGGCCGTTTGGGATGGTTTTGAGTGCGGATCGGTCGGGGCAGGTTTTTGTGCACCAGTGAAGATCTCATTGTAATCCCGAACACGACTTATGCCTGGCTTCGCCATCACAACTCAGTAGCCGACGTATCCAAGCAAGCGTTCTTTCCACCGGTCCGGGGTAGAGGGATCAGGAGTTCGGGTCCAGGAAAAGGGGCTTGACGCTCAAGCTTCACCACCGCCCGGGGTTTTGGTGCAAGATGGCGAAAATATTGCCTCACTTCTCTTAAGCTGTAGCAAGACGTGCCTCCTGTAGCCGACGTCGCGACTTGGATCATCCGAGTCCTCGTGACTCTTGCGTTCACGTGTGGTCGATGGCAAGCACATCTAGCTCTTCCTCGTGGTGGTGATACCTCTGGACAGCATCAGCACATCCTTAACACAGTTTTTTCAGCAGAAGCTCCATCACAACAACCACAACCACGCGAAGACTGTGGATTCGAGTAGGATGCTGAACATCGAGTCCTCGGAGTTGAGGCGCTTGCTCGAGTCGAAGCTGCCACAGGAGATCGTACGTCTCCTCACATGCAAGCGAGGCATGAGCTGACATGGATTTCAGTACGATGAGATACGGCGCCTCACTTTCGCGTACGAGCCTGGTCTGCACGAGGTCCATCCCGACTGGAAGCCGCCCGTACAGCTACAAGTGTGCAGAGCCATACGTCAAGAGTATGCTCAGTCCTACTTCGGCCATGCCTCTACGTTTCTGGTGGACTTCATCATCGATGCCCAACACCGTCATCTAGTGGGTCGGTGGCTGTCTGGGATGGACCAAGAATACGTGCGGCTCATCGCTGAAGATCACATCATTCTGGTAGACAATAACAGAAAGACTGGCTCTGTCTGGCGGAAGCGTCATGTCTTTGCAGGTCATGATATGGTATTCGTCCTCGCAGTCGTCTCAAGAGCAGAGGCAATCGAGTTGTACGAAGCCAGGATTCGGGAGCTAGGCAAGTCGGAAGTGGGTTGAGTGAATGGCTTGCGGCCGGGCCGCACTTTCTCACGTGCACGATGCGTCTCATTGGGATTGAAATACTGGGAATTTGCTCCTTCTCCGCTCTTGACGCACAACAATCCCGAATCTTCACACCTACTATGACACCACCAACCAGTCAAGACCTGAGGCGTCGCCTCGAGGCGCTCCCACAGGAGCTGGTAAGTACCGCCTGTCCCATGAACATCATGCCCGTGCTGATCTTGCTCGACCTTAGTACGATCAGATCTACGACTTCACTTTCACCTGCGGCACGGTCCACGTCATCACCAAGTCCTGGAGACCATCTCACCTTCTTTACGTCGATCGCTCGAGTCGGAACACTTTCGCCAATGCGTACTTCAGCTCTAGCTCGATCTTCCTGCTCGACGACCCACAGCCACACCTCCATATCAAGCGGAGACTATAGAATTTCGTGGATTGGCTCCTGACACTTCCAGCAGAACACATTTCCATGATCCACCACGTCAAGTTTTCCACCATGAGAGAGTTTGACGTGGAAACTAAGGATCCGGAGAACATTCAGCGCGTGATGACTGAGATCTGCCGCGACCTTGCTTATGAGTACCTCGGACTGGAACGCTCGATTTCGGATGACCATCCTGCAAATGAGGCAGTGGGTAAGCTCGAGTTGATCTCGAGGAGCGAAACATTGGAGCTTAGGAAGAAGGAATGAGTACACGAGGGAGTAGCAAGGTCAAAAAGAGCCAGGTGCGATATGTGTGCGGGTACCACAGAAGTACTTAGGGATAGTGGCTAGCTCGGCAATGCTTTAACCAAGACTGGAAATTATGGCAAAAGGTTTGACCTCCATGCACCTGCCACCAAATAACGCCAAGACCCAACATTTCACTCGCCAGGCACCTCTAAAAGTGCAAAAGAAGACCTATCACTGGAAGTGATAGGACAAGAAACTCGAATTGTTGACCTCCTGAATAGTGCACTGTGTCTAGGATTCTCTCGCTACTACTCTGGATTTATACGAAGCTCAATGTCCATTGCTGGAGTTGAACTCGAGTCCTACTTGAGGACCAGTAACGGCTTTGTTTGCGCAGGCGTTTGGCTGCGGGAGGATTCTGGTTTACTTGATTGATGAGTAAGGGGAATTCTCAGCGGCATGTATAAGTCAGTGCGGGAAGGGGCCTAGAAGTGAGGGCGCGAGATGAGCTCGCTCCATTCTCGCCCGTTATGCACGGTTGCCACTCCGTTCAGCTTCAACGGCCGCACTTGTGGCGTTCAAGCAAACACATTCTCACCTCCGGCCCTGCATGCTCAGCGTCTCAGACCAAGACGCACGTCGTGGTGATGGGGGATGATACCGAATCTATCAAGCGCCACCTCATGGCACTCCCACAAGAACTGGCGAGTCCCAATCATCCCTCTGGGCCTCCACGATAGCTGACATACCTGCAGTACGACGAAATCTACACTCTCACCTTCACACCAACACGCGAGGACTACACCATCACCGAGTCGTGGCGCCCCTCCCACCTTCTCCGTGTCGACTATTCCAGCCGCCAAAAATACCGCGCCTCCTATTTCCACCCTACTGCCACCTTCACCTTCCGATCAGTGCAATGGTCGGACATTGTCGTCGTCATTCTCAAGTGGCTCAGAAAGCGAAATGCAGCGAATCTTGCCCCATCTCAGAACATCGTCGTGATTATCGAGGGGCCATTCTACGACTCAGGGGAGTATGTCGGCATCGAAGTCCTCCAGCTTGAGAAGCGAGTCTTGGCTATGGCTTACGAGGATATTTTCGAGAGAGGCCATCCAGCGCGAGAGACAGCGCGCAACGTTAGATTCGAGTTTGAGGATATGCAGCTGTGGAGTATGCTGGTATCGGCTAGGTGGGGCGGGGAGGGGAGTGAAGATCAAGCTTGGATTGGGCACATGCAGGAGATCAAGCCGTTGCGTCGTCCGATGTGGGAATCGGCGCTGTGGGAGTGAGACCATCAGTGAAGTCTGGAAGTGAGAATGGGAGTTGAGCCTCGTTTGACCGGAAGCTGTCACTATTCGAGTCCGGTATGGAGGCAGATCAATCGCGACCACTGTCCTTTCATCTTCGTGTTCGTCACCACAGCAGCCACCACTGGCGTATAGACAGAACCGGCGCAAGCCCTCACCTCTCGTTATATCCCTTCCGCAGGAGCTGGTAAGCCTTATTTGATACAAGGATGTTTCAGCATGTGATCGGCGGCGGTTCCGGAGCTAAGACCCTTGTCGTCTCCACTTTAGCAGAACAACGGCGGCTCAAGCAGCAACGCCAAATTTGTCACTCTCTTACTCAACTTCATGACCAACACCACCACAAAGAACTGCCACTCTCACCCAAACTTGACAGCAACTGCACAAGATGGCACCAATCAGCACTTCAGACCTCCGGCGCCATCTCGAGTCACTTCTGCAAGAGCCTGTAGGTTTGTCCATGTCAATTGAGTCTCACCTGCTAACAAAACCAGTACGATGAGATCTACAACCTCACCTTCGCGGCCGAGTCAAAAACCCACACGGTGACCGAGTCTTGGAAGCCACCTCACCTGCTCCAAGTAGATCGAGCGAGCCGCCTCACATTCGCTGCTTCCTTCTTCCAAGACGCTACCTTCGTCTTCCGTAGTGCTTCGTTTCCATGTGAAGCGAGGAATATCGCGTCCTCGTGGCTCAAATCGCAGAGCCCGAAGAATCTCGAGCGTGTCAAGGAGATCAGGCCCGTTTTCAAACGGAGGCCGCACAAGGGACACAGCCACGACAGCGCAGACCGGGCCGAAATCGAGCGTCAAATGCTGAAGCTCATCTTGGCTTTGATGCAGACTGCCAAGGACGGGCAAGGCATACACTTTGACCACCCCGCTCACCGACTCGCGAAGAACGCTTGCGCGATGGTAGTTGGGTGAAAAGCTGCAAACATCCGTAGATAATCCAGGACCATCTTGAGAGACATGGGAGAATCTGGGGAGGATAGAGCAAGCGCCTCATCTCAGTCACGAGCGGCAGTGACTGCCTGTCCGACAGATAGCGCTTCACTTTTCCCGCAAGTGGTGCTTCGCAGCTCGATCTGTAATAGCACTTCTTTCCGTCCATATTCCTAGACTCTACGTACGTAAAACAATCTCTGCTCAATCGACACGCTTGTATCATGGCGGAGCCAAGTGCCGAATACCTACAGCGCATCCTGGCATCCCTACTACAAGAACTCGCGAGTGATCATAAGCATGCTGAGGCTGATAGACCCAATTACTGGCTCAAGCAAGTTTGATCAGACGGTGAAATACTCCCATGTCCCTTATTGTGTCAAAAAGTACCGCCATGTCCCTCTTATGTTAAGAAGTTCTCCCGTAGCCCTTATATTATTACAAAAATACTACGATGTCCTTTGTCTGTGTATAGTAATCGTAGTATCGCGGGAACAACGCTAGGGTATATAGAATATACGTTTTAGAGGTTTTATAAGAGGTAGAACGAAGAAAAGTATATAATAATATACTAACTATGTTAAATCTTGttgaacaggtacgggtggatggcagcggagtggagtgagagatcaatcttcaactgactaatagcacgagcatgcagcagtatatcaggaaccaatgtgttgattgtgttagatgtctatctaagctaaaggggagagaaggtatctccctacaagctgagtcatcgtagatgcctcaggctgccagatcacttcctgattgttgacaccctttgagatgctacatcttaacaaaTCTAATAACTTAGTTATTCCTTAAATTCTTAAGATCTAAAATCTGTAGATCTTAagctttatatataacttatagtattatataatatatatatgTAGAAGGGTATGTTTTATTATATAAAGAGTAACTATGTTAACTATAGATAGTTATAAGAAAAATTGAGAAAAGTCCAAGAATCGCAAGTTTAGATTATGCCTAGGTTATAGCAGTACTTTCCATTACAATAAGGGTTATAGGAGTACTTAAAGTAACACGGCGGTATTTTGCGACACAATAAGGGACATAGGAGTATTTCACCGTTGATCAGATCTACAGCCTCGCTTTCGCTGTGTCACCGGCCACCGAGCCCAAATGCATCAACGAGAAGTGGAAGCCTCCTCACCTCCTTCACATCGATCGCTTCAGCCGTCAGAACTACGCCGCCACCCTCTTCGACTCAACTTTTGCCTTTCGCTTTGAGCCGTACCGGCGAACATACGAGCGACCTGTTGCGAGATGGCTCAAAGCGCAAGAGATAGTCAACCTCAGACATGTGACGGGCATCAGACTGATCCGTCGACGTCGCCGGGTGGGCGAAGCGCTCGGTCCGCTCAGGACGTTTACAGCAGATGTTCGAGGGAGGTGGTCGAGAGTATGGAAGCATCCTCGCCCGAACACCGTCTGGTACGAGAATTTGAACTGGTGGAAGAAGACATATCGGCTACAAAGGCGTTGGCCATATTTCCGCTTGGATGGAGGAGCGATGGCTAGTCGTCGAAGGGCCGGGGGCATAGGGGTGTGTTCCATGACGTTGGTGGAAATTCATCGACATGTGATAGGCACAGGTGGCTTGGCGTCTGGCTCTGATTGCTGCATATCAAATTCCAGCTTCCCTTGAACATTGCAATCAGTACACGCAAAGTCCGAACTCTCTATCTCACACAGCCACCTCACATCATGGAAATCACAAGTGAGGACCTCAAGCGTCATCTAAGCAGTCTACCACAGGAGCTCGTGCGTCTGGCTATATCCTTTAAACTGCGCGGACCTATTCTGACAGATGTAGTACGATGGGATCTACGAGCGCATATTCACGGCAGATGATCGTCAAATTCAGACCATCAGCCGCGCCTGGCATGCTCCACATCTTCTTCACGTCGATCGCTCGAGCCGCCAGAAGTTCGCGAGATCGTATTTCACCACACCTTCGGCCTTCTACATGCCACATTCCAATTATGGCATTGAATACTTTATGCTTGCAAGTTGGCTGGCTGTCCTCGACGACACGCACGCCGACATGATCCAGAGCATTAGTCTCGGGAAAAATGCGATGAACCCAGTTTGGTTCCTGGACCTGATACACAATCTCCTGGAAGCAAGATTGGGAGCGTTCTATCAGCTTACAGCCGGCCATTCCGCGTATCGACTTTTGAAGAAGCTGCGCATGGCTCAAGAATTAGACTAAGACATGATCATGGGACAAACCTTGGTCATCAGGCCTATGAATGAAGAGCAGCGCAGGGTATTGTGTCGTCGACAAATTCAGGGAATTTGCAGACGATAAATTTAGGATCTTCAGATCACGGTAAAGACGGAGTTTGTGTGTAGGGGTGATGTAATGCGCCAAGCAAGCTAATGACTAAGAATGACTTTGCATGCATGTGACACGAGGCTTGTAGCTCACTTCAAGTTTCTCTCGGCTATTCTAGACAAGATCCTCCAAGCGCATCGCGATTCTTGCGACACCACAGCATGGCCGCCATTACCACCACCGACATGCGCAGATTGCTCGGCACTCTGCCACAGGAGCTCGTAAGTCAATTCCGCGTCTAGTTCTATGCGTTGCGACAAGTCTCACACGTGGAACAGTGTGACGAGGTCTACAAGCACACCTTCAGAGCACCAACCGGACCTCACATTATCGATCGAGACTGGCGCTTTCCTGCACAGCTCCACGTCAGCCGCCACATTCGCCAAACATTCGCACGAGCCTACTTTAGCAGCGACTTCCACTTCCGCCTCGAAGATCTAGCAGAGATACTACATCTCCCAATCTACGGTATCCCACGGAACCTGCACGGGGTCACGCGGTACGTGGCCAAATGGCTAGATCTTCTGGCTCCAAACCACGTGTCGTGCGTCAGATCAGTGGCTTTGGTGGCCGATCCTCATCCTGGAACGCCAGGACTTCGACGAGGAAGATTGATCCGTCTGAGTCAGCTGCGTTCCGATGAGGCTATGTGGCCCGTGACAAGGAGGTGGCTAGGGCATGCGATTAGTGGAGCGGCGAACGGCTACATCGCCGCTCTTGTGAGACGTTGCACATTCGTTGGCGTGGAGCGATGCTAGGATGTAGCGGCGCACACATGTCCGTAGGGTGACATACCATTGAAATCAGCGTTCTAAGATTCAGTCAATATTTCAGCCTGTGGGTCTTCATGCTTCACGTTCACCATTCTGTCTTGGGACCTTCAGGATTTGGACGGGTCGGACATGTCATGTTCAAGGATGTAGGTACGTGTAAGAGACGTGGGTGCTGCGATAGTGATATGCATCTTGCCTACACAGCAACAAGGACAACTCTGTGCCCGAGGCCCTCATGGCGCCGTCATTATCTCATCAGTCAACACCAAACCGCAGAACTGCCCACACACCGATACCCTTCAAACACTCCTCACCTGCCCCCATCCCCCCCCCTTCTTCGCCTTCTTCCTCTCCGCCTTCTGCACCTCTTTCTTATTCCTCTTCTCACACATCCTCATCCTCACCATCTCCCCCTTCCCCAAATTCTCCAAATGCCTCATCCAAAACACCGCCCCCTCCATCCCCTCCTTCAAATGCTCCGTCTCCTCCCCTACACAAACCTTCTCCACGTCGAGCTCCGCCTTCGCATAGCCTATCGCTTTCGAATACAGCCCCTCGGCGAGACTGTACTTCGAGCACTCGCGGTATGTCTGAGCCAGGTCCATCCCGAAGATCTGCTCCTGCTTGAGGAGGGAGACGAGTTCTTCGGACCAGGCGAGGGCTTCGAGGGTGGATTTGGGGAAGGAGCCGGGGGCGTGGGAGCGGATGAGGGGGTTGTTGTTTTCGAAGATGGCGAGGCCTTGGTCGATTTCGAACATGCGTTCGCGACGTATCTCGCTGGCTGCGACTTCCTTGTCGTGGCCGGTGCAGAGCTCACACTGACACTTGAAGCCCCACCCTGTCTGGAGCTGTTCCTGGCGCTGCTCCTTGGTGCGGACGTTGAGGATGTAGGTCGTCGTGAGCTCTTCCCCAGCCTTGATGTCTCGAGTGGCGTGGACGGTCAACATGCCGAGTGTGGCATTGTAGGTATTGGCGAGGTTGGGTCGGCACGAGTGGTTGACACGGCTGTACGTCAGGAACAAACCGGCGCCCCACTGTGCCTTACCACCCATCTGCACAGCGTTGGTGAAGTAGATGGCGGCCATCTTAACGTAGTCCTCGAGTGCGGCATCGAGAGCTTTACCAGTGTACTGGTGCTGTGTGGCGAGATGTTTACGGAGGACACTGCGCTGCTTGGTGTTGACTGCGCGCTTGTGGTAGGACAGTTCGGTGTAGAGTTCGCGCTGTTCTGGACTAATGGCTTCGAGTTGCGTGACAATGGTGTCAATGGTGTCGACAGTGGGTGTGGCGATCAGGGCCTTCTCGCAGATGACGCGAGTGCCGGCCTTGATGTCTCGAGTGGCGAAGAGGCCATAGCCTTTGTGTCTGGAGAGCTGAAACTCGAATGGTGCGTCTGGTCGCATGATGGCGGACATGGTAGCTGGTTGCAAGGGACCGGAATCTCTAATGGTTGATAGTGCGGCGTGTATGATGGGGTTGAGGGGATTGCGTTTGTCGCCGTTTGTTCGTGATCTGTGTCAGTTCGAGACGGAGGCAGAACGTGGCGTGCGTTTTATACTGCATTCATACAAAGTAGGTAAGTGTTACAACCATTCACTGGTGCAAAGATGTTCGCAGTGCGAGATAGTCTGGGTCCAACGCAGCCGTTCACTCGACAAACGCGAGAAGTTCAGCGCTAGCGCCGTTGTCGAACGCGACACGGCTGCCTGCAGCTTTCACGAGCGCGATCATCGGCAACGGCGCACATTCCCTGGCAGTGTCCTTCCTTGCATTTGGTAACAGTGCAAACGTGGTGTAATTCGACTGTCAGTGCGAAGTCTCCTATACCAAAACATACCGGGCCCTTCGAGCTGCTTAACGCCACACGCCTTGCCAATTGCCCGTCATCATCATACACAGTCACAATATTCACATCTCGTCCACTGCACAATTCGGATGCACCACGTACATCACCTTGTCGTCCTGCTCGAGACCTTCGCCCTGCTCATCTGCGAGGCCCTCGCCGCGGATCTGCATGAGAACGTTGTCCTGGAGCGATGTTAGTATGCGCTGTAAATATCATTCTGCAATGTGGAGAACTCACCTTGACCATCCTCCTTAGCACCTTCCTCGCCAGTGATCGCTGAGTCTCGAGTTGCTCCTGACTCTCAAGGGAATCCTCAATCTGCTCAAGGTACCAGACCAGTAGATCATCTTCCTCGACACCATCTTCCACCGTGTTCTGATCATCGTTCACACGTCGAAGCAGCATATTTCGAATCTTCATAAACTCGTCAAACTTGATCTGCGTTCTGGGTCGTGGTGCAGGCGCAGGCGTCTGTGATGCTCGGACCGAACCAGCGCCTTCCTCATTGGTGTCCATCTGCTCGTCGTCCTGTGGCTCGTCCTCAGCACCAGCTTCTGCAGCATTCTCGTCTTCCTCCTCGAACTCGACGTCATCTTTCTCGACACTGATGATGGACTGCTGCAGCAGCTTGAAGGCCTCATCGACGAAGTTCGGTGACACTTCATCGACACAGTTGGCCTTCGCAATAGCTTCACTGAGTCGAATGAGCGACTCAAGCTGGCGAACTGTAATGCGGTATGAGTTCCGGCCTATGCCACCCTGTGCATCGTCCGATCGTAGCTCCTTGTACTTCTGGACAAGATATGTCTTGGCTTCTTCCGTGAATACAGGCTGGAAAAGACGAGCGAAGCGAATGTACCGCTGCAGCTGCTCGGTGCTGTACTCTGGCTCGATTGCCTCGTCCTTGAGCTGGTGAATTCCGACAATGTGCTTTGCGAGGTGCTCATCGACTTGTTCGTTGCACTCGTCGAGCACTACAAAGAATAGATCGAAACGAGACATGATGGGTGCGCTCATGTTGATGTTGGCTCGAAGCGTGGTTTTGCGATTGTAGCGACCACCGACAGGATTCGCAGCTGCCAGGATACTGGTTCGCGCGTTCAGTGTTGCTTGGATGCCGGCCTTCGCAATAGAGATCGTCTGTTGTTCCATAGCTTCGTGGATGGCGACTTGATCGGCAATGTCCATCTTGTCGAACTCATCGATAGCGCAGATACCGTTGTCCGCCAGCATAAGCGCACCAGCCTCGATCGTGAACTCTCCAGTCTCCTCGTCCTTGACAACAGCAGCTGTAAGACCAGCAGCGGAGGAAGCCTTTCCAGAAGTGTAGACTGCTCTTGGGATGAAGGAACAGATGTACTTCAAGAACTGCGACTTGCTTGTACTGGGGTCTCCAACGATGCAGATGTTGATGTCACCACGAAGAGCCATGCCCTCCGGAGTGACTTTGCTGACACCACCCATGAGCTGGAGGAGCAATCCCTTCTTCACCACAGTGTGACCATAGACCATAGGTGCGAGTGAGTCTACGAGTCGCATAAAGATGTTGTTCTGCTGCACCATTTGTCGAAGGTCATCGATCTCAGCGGGCGTAAGAGTATCCAGG includes these proteins:
- a CDS encoding SET domain-containing protein 5, whose amino-acid sequence is MSAIMRPDAPFEFQLSRHKGYGLFATRDIKAGTRVICEKALIATPTVDTIDTIVTQLEAISPEQRELYTELSYHKRAVNTKQRSVLRKHLATQHQYTGKALDAALEDYVKMAAIYFTNAVQMGGKAQWGAGLFLTYSRVNHSCRPNLANTYNATLGMLTVHATRDIKAGEELTTTYILNVRTKEQRQEQLQTGWGFKCQCELCTGHDKEVAASEIRRERMFEIDQGLAIFENNNPLIRSHAPGSFPKSTLEALAWSEELVSLLKQEQIFGMDLAQTYRECSKYSLAEGLYSKAIGYAKAELDVEKVCVGEETEHLKEGMEGAVFWMRHLENLGKGEMVRMRMCEKRNKKEVQKAERKKAKKGGGWGQVRSV
- a CDS encoding DNA replication licensing factor mcm6; the encoded protein is MSSLVDAMMRSEELGPQEPRSDGTRGGRRQARSSSRPRGPPSVSTPGMHSDIEGFADDEVVGRRGNRPRLPGGQDVPRVVDTTAETLGIQFERFLENFTEDPTASAAPASSAVTTNKYYIAQIHGLCQFKLSTLYVDFTHLMDHERGILANAIQGDFYRFQPYMLRALNNLIAKYEPQYYREHRQPGSTTARTDTSLATQSLSEEDNLGDKTPNQQTDKIFTIAFYNLSLVSRVRQLRTEHIGHLVSISGTVTRTSEVRPELHLATFICEVCTSVVPDVEQIFKYSEPTQCPNATCGNRQGWRLDIRQSTFIDWQKVRIQENSSEIPTGSMPRTMDVILRGEMVDRAKAGEKCIFTGTLIVVPDVSQFKVPGTRVTAMRDSQAPRGGDVGGSGVGGLKALGVRDLTYRMAFLANMVTPDASTQGQTANQSLKGQAGNILSSLGQTVEIGGTTGEQAQQDYLDTLTPAEIDDLRQMVQQNNIFMRLVDSLAPMVYGHTVVKKGLLLQLMGGVSKVTPEGMALRGDINICIVGDPSTSKSQFLKYICSFIPRAVYTSGKASSAAGLTAAVVKDEETGEFTIEAGALMLADNGICAIDEFDKMDIADQVAIHEAMEQQTISIAKAGIQATLNARTSILAAANPVGGRYNRKTTLRANINMSAPIMSRFDLFFVVLDECNEQVDEHLAKHIVGIHQLKDEAIEPEYSTEQLQRYIRFARLFQPVFTEEAKTYLVQKYKELRSDDAQGGIGRNSYRITVRQLESLIRLSEAIAKANCVDEVSPNFVDEAFKLLQQSIISVEKDDVEFEEEDENAAEAGAEDEPQDDEQMDTNEEGAGSVRASQTPAPAPRPRTQIKFDEFMKIRNMLLRRVNDDQNTVEDGVEEDDLLVWYLEQIEDSLESQEQLETQRSLARKVLRRMVKDNVLMQIRGEGLADEQGEGLEQDDKVMYVVHPNCAVDEM